Below is a window of Scylla paramamosain isolate STU-SP2022 chromosome 14, ASM3559412v1, whole genome shotgun sequence DNA.
TGCCTCCAAGCAGAACACAGAGGAGCTCAGCGAcggaaccacacacacacacacacacacacacacacacacagactttgattcaccgagagagagagagagagagagagagagagagagagagagagagagagagagagagagagagagagggttctgCATGAAGGCATCCTGGAAATGATCTCTGCGGCACTGCTCCCACACGTCCTCCCAGCAGCAGGATAAGCACGTCACAGGGAGCATCACGCCGCTCCACAGACTTGGTTGCACAGATGACGTGGCCACAGCCTTCTCCAGCCGTCCTCCCTCGTGCTAGGTCAGCATCTAGGGAGGATAGTGGGGAGGGGATGTGCAAGGGGGCGGGTCgggtagtgaaggaaggataggatTTGGCACCGCGCCAGACGACATTCGAAACCCAGCGtaaaatttttcctctttcatttgaGACACACTGATGCTACCGCGGCGACCTCCTTGCTccctttctgctctctctctctctctctctctctctctctctctctctctctctctctctctctctctctctctctctctaaaatttgtttgtattttctttcctattcataCAATTGCGAGTGGTagagaagtagtagcagtagtagtagtagtagtagtagtagtagtagtagtagtagtagtagtagtagtagtagtagtagtagcagtaatagtagtagtagtagtagtagtagtagtagtagtagtagtagtagtagtagtagtagtagtagtagtagtagtagtagaagtagtagtagtaagagcagcagcagtcgtCGTCATTGTCGTCGTCATTGTCATTGCTATAGTGATGGTGTATTTATAAaaatagttttagtagtagtggtggcggtggtggtggtagtaacagtagtagtgaaAGAAACAGTAGCAGTGTTCCCTAAAATCACCactcacctcttttttttcattcgtcttATTACCTTCCATATTCTCCCCGTCCTTGCGTTGTTCTCTAATTTTCCCTCTATCTTTTCTCACCTGTCATTCACTCACCTGTACGCGGCATAGCTCGGCGGCGGGATCCTTAATCAGGTTTTCACCGCTCACAACATGGATGCTGGAGCGCGGGAAGTGGTCAAGCCAGCGCTGCAAGTGTCGGGCGTACAGACCCCACTGATGGGACCCCACTCCGAGTTGACCAAACCCGGTGAGGATTTGACGAAAGCCATCTCCTCGAAGGGCCGCCGAGCTCTATGCTTACTgggtgaggaaaagagagaagggtgtgtgtgaattatggagagagagaaagagagagagggagagagagagagagagagagagagagagagagagagagagagagagagagagagagagagagagagagagagagagagagactgactgaataaaatagatatacaataaataaataaataaattacactgATCTTCGTCTGAAACTCTGCGGGACATTAAAACAAACCGAAAATCCACCACAAGGAAACATCTGCCTGTGTTATGATACCATGATCCATGAGTGCATTAAGAATACCTTCCCCTTCCTATGACATCGATGGTgaaacttcattattattattattattattaatattattaatattattattattattattattattattattattatcattattattatcattattattactattatccacatcatcatcatcgtcgtcgtcatcgtcgttgtcGGTGCCTTTGTGAACAAAGGCATCCCAAACCTTCCACAtgagttaatctctctctctctctctctctctctctctctctctctctctctctctctctctctctctctctctctctctctctctctctctctctctctctctctctctctcaagtttcaCCTGCAAACTTTTCATTCCTAACTCTCCACCTCGTGTTTagttccatctatttttttatccattcttggaaacttgtcagtcagtcttttCCTGCATCTATTATCTCCTCGTCTAGCCACGTTTCTTaatgttttaatttttgttactttcaGATTtgaattttattcattttgatcTTTTCATGCTTGATCTATTTATTGGCAACATTCGCAATATCTCTGTCCACATTTCTCAACTACATCCACTTACTTTCGTTTCTAAGTCTCCCAccccacaaaagaaaaaaaaaaaaaaaaaaaaaaaaaaaaaaaaaaatatatatatatatatatatatatatatatatatatatatatatatatatatatatatatatatatatatatatatatatatttgaggtCGCCAGTCTGTTTTGCCTACCCACAGTCAAAGAAATGCTTCAAAAAGcacttaacacccacagctgcagaagaaACAACAACCACGTCTAAGAAAAAACagttaacacaaaataatatacATATGATCGAGGTATAATATCCCAATGGGCTTTCACCACTGTGACAAtcctcccactgcccaacagAACGTTATTGCCTCAAGCCGAGTAATATCGTTTACTACCTTCTGGGTGACAGGCCTTGTCAGAACCCAGTGAGGGAGTAAAGTTTATTACACTGCTAATTACTTATGTCCTCTGCGGCTGAACTGCCTCAGTCTGCAGTAGCATTTAAAACAAACAGGGTTACTAACAAAATACTCAAGAAACTACCATGAAAGGGTGCCTACatacacacaggagggtcaggTCAACCACTGCTCATTGCGCAAACTCACTTGCACAGCCAAATCACTTCCCTGGGTGTAGTGTGTAATTCACAACTACACTTACTGGCAGGCTACTAGGGAGACTCCTATTGTATATAAATAGGCCAGGGCATACGGCCGATAATGAGTCACTTATTCCCCTTAAGGCAACTCACCCGGCTACCTAGTATGCCACCTTAGTCTCTGATAAATGTTAGAGCATGTCTCAGTACGTCTGCTTCTTTCAACTACTGGGTAGCGACTGCTGTGGGAAAGTGCTCCAACCGCCTTCCCATGCTGCTGCTAaagagtggggaagggagggggacgacacacacacacacacacacacacacacacacacacacacacacacacacacacacacacacacacacacatacagacacgcGCCCACACCTGTTTCTCGCGCGATCTCTAATTCAATAAAACgctttacttttaaaaattcttCTGATCAAACAAAGGGAGCTAAATGAATAGTGATAGTTTCTttgtcaagggcaactcttctgctgCAAATTATGTGAGACTCAAACTGACTGAACAGaaggaaataaggtaaattaatTGGGGAAGGAGAGTGTCTGTGAGCAGAAATTCTTATGGTAAGTTGATGGCAGCGAGCAGCCATTCCGCATCGTACATCTGGTGTTTGCAGCTGACTGTGCTCCGAGTTTTTGCCATTTTGTGGGCTCCTGAGGGCTCCTGGAGACTCCAGACGATATCTCACGTTATATAAATGCAGTAAGACTTTAGTGAACAACTTTCGTCTTGGCAGTGGGAACCTAGAAGATAGAAGTAGTCGTAAAAAGAAGCTGCCGTCAAGGAAAAGACTCCCTCAAATCGCAAACTCCTGCCCGTGCATGCACACTAGGGGTTTGACGTCACACTGTTACCATGGCAACCAAACAGCTGTCAGACCTACTCAGCGTAATCAGCTAGATAAGATTAACAAAGAAGATTTAATCGACTCCATACTAGCATCTAACGCAGAAGATGGTGAGTTGGCAAAACTGAACAAAAGGCTTGACAAGGTTATGAAGTTAAATTACTTAGAGATATGATTACTTCCCCAGAGAGTATACTGAACAAGAACTACACCAAACTCAAGGCTTGGGTCGACAAGCAGGCTGAGATAATGGTGCAGCAGCATCAGTTCTTAGAAGCACTTGATCGAAAAGAGCAAGAGTCCAACATCGTTACCTTGAGTGTACCGGATGAACACGAAATACTGGAAGGTGCCACGCATAACGAGGAGAAAATTAGCAAGATTTGGTCCAAAATGGGTGTGGATTGTGTGAGTGGTACTCATCGTCGGTTGGGTAACACAACAACACTTCACCCGATACCAGGCGATGTCCCATCCTGTTCACGCTGGCTAATATGGGACAATGCAGTACCATCTTGGACAATGCCAATCGCTTGAAGACATTTGGTGAGAATTTCAACAAAATTTTTTATCAAGAAGGATGTCCACCCTAGTGTGAGGAGGGAGTGGCGGGAAGCAGAGATGACAGAGAAGGCACGACCAGAGAATGCAGGATGTACGGCACGACAGAGAATGCAGGATGTACGACCAGAGAATGCAGGATgtacggtatatatatatatatatatatatatatatatatatatatatatatatatatatatatatatatatatatatatatatatatatatatatatatatatatatatattgtaatgtgcagcgagataacgtaatgaagaaagtaagaatgatgaaagagaaaagacaataagagagagagagagaaagagagagagagagagaccgtacaTCCTGCATTCTCTGGTCGTGCCTTCTCTCTTATGTTATTGACACAAAGTGAAAACAGCTAAAATATTATGCATATAGTTAGTCATCAAATCAGTAttatcagtatatatatatatatatatatatatatatatatatatatatatatatatatatatatatatatatatatatatatatatatatatatatatatatatatatatatatatatatatatatatatatatatatatatatatatatatatatatatatatatatatatatatatatatatatatatatatatatatatatatatatatactgatttGATGACTAACTATATGCATAATATTTTAGCTGTTTTCACTTTGTGTCAATAACATAAGTTGTCTACGTATAAATATCAACATTGATTTTAGTGCCATTCATTTGAGAACTTCCTTCACCGTCTTTCCTAGTTTTGTTACCGCATATTTACTTAAGCATAAAGCGTTTAAATGCTTTCCTAGTAATGAAAACACACTcccaagaaaagataaagaaaatgtaacacaTTGAATAGTGATAGTGTTCTTTAGGCAATAAGATTCTGCGATAGTGTCTGTTGATCTACAAGATTTCCAAATCACTGGTAAGCAGAGTTTTTAATTCTCAGGTGACTGaacgaaaaataatgaaaacaagccATATTTTCCTTAGTTTCCCCACAAGGTTGTCGCTTTTCTAAGCTAGCACGAGTTCAAAATGCCAATTTTCGTGCCTGGAAAGGATAAAATCGTTGCACGTGGACAGTTTAAATCTCATCACTgtctgcaaaagaaaaaaaaaaataggtataaTGTGGAAATTcttgtgagaaagaaaaatattggtaCACTGTCTGTTGAGAAGCGAATGTAATAAATACATCAGCATTCTGtttatgagtctttttttttttttctagattttgAAAATGTATTACTATAAAAGGTAGATTCTGcacattctttatttttaagttAGCCTggtttcagtttttatttatttatttatttttttttttagcaaatgaATCTGTTATATCGTTACTTAAGAGTGGTTTTCACACAAACGAACAATTTAGGCTCTGCAATGCAAAATTAATCCTATAAAAATACGTGTATTTAAATTCATCAACTAGGAAGTCATAGTTTTAGATTGTTGAGTTAGGCGGGGAAACACTGCTTGAGTGCGAGCCTTAGTGCACACCTGCGCTGCCTCACCATTCTTTGCACCTTCTCCAAAATcctataaagaaataatattgTTTCTGATGTTATAACCTCGTGATTTGTACCCAGCAGCTATACATTTTCCAAACACCTGATAAGTAAATGCTGCATATATTTTAGTAGGAAAATTTCCAATTTCAAGTAAATGATCAGTCTAATTATGTCctcaaaaattttaagtaaATAATATCATGCTGACtaacttttaattgtttttcttgtAGTGGCCTACTCAGTGACAGTGTCTTGACACCAGCCTATGGTGAGCAATGAACAATGCACTCCTGTCATTCCATCATTGAGCAATGAACAATGCACTCCTGTCATTCCATCAGTAAATCCCTTCAATACATAAAGAGCATCCAGTTCCGTATTACAATTTTCAGTTATGTATACAACAGAtacatttgtcttttttctttcttcgtcactcgtcttttcttactctcttactctcttttaGACTGCAGTTGTCTCCTCATGTtgatacgaacacacacacacacacacacacacacacacacacacacacacacacacacacacacacacacagagatatatatatatatatatatatatatatatatatatatatatatatatatatatatatatatatatatatatatatatatatatatatatatatatatatatattaattcttGAATGCAGATGAAATTctggaaacaataataaataacatacatcggcgagatagacagatatatatatatatatatatatatatatatatatatatatatatatatatatagagagagagagagagagagagagagagagagagagagagagagagagagagagagagagagagagagagagagagagagagagagagagagagagagagagagagagagagagagagagacagacagacagacagacagcctaTGTATGTTCAATGATATACGCTATGACCAAATTATTGAAAGAATACTCATAATACTGCTGCAATACAGTGTCTCTCAACCTCTGTGAATGCCAGCAGGTGGGGTGTAGAATCAGGTGCATTCCAAACGAATTCATTGCGTTGTTATTTATGCGGCTGTACTTTGAGGCTGGCTTAACATTTCGACCACAccaatggtaaagaaaaaatgtaactaGTATCTTTCGTGACcgaattttcatttttttttttcattttcgagGTGGACTCTAATAAACGTTAATTATTCGTCCCAAAACTCATAAATCCTTCAGTTACTTCAGTTAAAACATTAAACCAGATTTGAACTGCAGCAGCTCTTTCTCCAAGAacaagtctgtctgtctcaccaaACCTCTCTCAGTGCAATTTATTGTACTGAAAagttgaaagaaaaggaatttcTTCGCTCTGCGCCGAGAATTTTCAGTGTAATTATGGCATTTTTTGTAAGGTGATGAGTCGAACATTTTACACAGCATTTCACATATGGAATATCTTTTTCTAACTAAGGAGGTTGGAACAGTGTTGTTTATTAATAGGAAGACTCAATAATAAGGTTTATGTATTCTTGATTTGCTGTTTCGGCCATTTGtttggaagaaaatgtataGTGTATCGTGAAGTATCAGAATCTTCTTGTGTCGATTAAAATACCAATCGGTTGTTCAACTTAGCAAGTTTCATATCGCGTCCATTGATTTCCAATGACATCCTTtaggagttgtgtgtgtgtgtgtgtgtgtgtgtgtgtgtgtgtgtgtgtgtgtgtgtgtgtgtgtgtgtgtgtgtgtgtgtatacgtgaaagagagagagagagagagagagagagagagagagagagagagagagagagagagagagagagagagagagagagagagagagagagagagagagagagtgagagagagttacatagatatACAGGTCACATCAGACCTTCCGGTTCTCACGAGATGACCTGACCtaagactactaaggtgatatgagaagaaaaggacaacaaaGCAGAAGGCTTTCTCCCCACCCCCACTCACtccataagccgtacaggaaataTCTTAAGTAGTGGGAGAAGTAAAAACCCGAGGGAAATtttaaaggaaagaatgggaatAGATCAAATGAGGTGCTCTCATTTCCTGGAGTCATGGAAGTTAATCTCTAACAAATGATGTTAAACGCGGATTTCAGGCAAAATTTTTATCAAAATGGCTTTTAAAAGTTTCGCAGATGTTGCAGTCTACGACATCTCGAGGATGACCATTCCAGTGATTAACGATAAGAtgaatttctttattcatttatttacttatctatttattattattattattattattattattattattattattattattattattattattattattattattatcattattattattattattatcattattattattattactaatattattattttattaatgagaactgaaggatttcccaacaattttgcaaccgttactacgcgtgtaatttgaaagaAGTCTATCATGATGTACTTACTgtagtccatgttatcaatgcctttcaTGATTTTAAATATTTGTATTAAGTTGCCTCATAGTTTTCTTTGAGTTAATGGGAACAGATTTAATTCTGTAAgtcgctcttcgtatgatttgtttcttaggcttggtatcatttttgttactctgcgCTGACCTCGTTCTAATTTCTGCTTGAACGCAACATTCCTAAAGGGGACGGACTAAGGAGTTATACAGTGAGAATCTTATctttggaagaagaggaagaggaggaagaggaggaggagaaggaggaggacaaggagaaggaagaggagaaggaggaggaggaggaggaggaggaggaggaggagagagagagagagagagagagagagagagagagagagagagagagagagagagagagagagagagagagagagagagagagagagagagagaaagtttttatGTAGgtggggcaccggccaagggcaacaaaatttataagaaaaaaaaaggcccactgtgGTGCCGGTCCCCAGAGTCAGGAATgggcataaaaaaaattaacggataagtgtcttgaaacttccctcttgaaagagttcaaattatacagaagaaaatacagaagcaggcagggagttccagagttccagagaaagggatgaatgattgaaaatactggttaactcttgtattagagaggtggacagaataaggggaagagaaagaaaagtcttgtgcagcaaggccgcgggaggaagggaggcatgcagctagcaagatcagaagagcagttagcatgaaaatagcggtagaagataacatgagatgcaacactgcagcgatgtgagagagaggctgaagacagtcatttagaagagaggaattgataagaggaaaattctttttttattccactctttctaaaagagcggtatgagtgtaACTCccacatacatgtgaagcatactccatacatggaaggataaCGCCATAtaaagagttagcagttgggagagtgagaaaaagtggcggagacgactcagaacacctaacttcataaaagctgtttgagctagagatgtgaattttccagtttagattaaaggacagaccgaggttGTTCacagtagaagagggggacggttgagtgtcactgaagaagagggcatAGTTATTTGGAAGTTGTGcagagttgatagatagaggaattgagtttttgaagcattgaacaataccaagtttgtttctccccaatcagaaattttagagagatcaaaagtcaggcgctctgtggcttctctgcataAGCTGTTTACTTtttgaagggttgaacgtctatgaaaagacctGGAAGAATGCAGGATGGTTCCATCAGCGTAGGATGGTACCATCCtggtaggacaagaagtttggtttagaaggtcattgatgaataataggaagagtgtgggtgacaggacagaatactgagaaacaccactgttaatagtcttaacagtgaccgtctaccatagcagcaatagaacggtcagaaaggaagcttgagatgaagttaaagagagatgCGAGAGGTGCGAGTGCCTGATAGTGTCAGTGCCGAACACTGACAAGGGAGGTGAGTATTTGATAGTGACAACGCAGTGATCCCGTTGTTCACAAAGACCTGTGTTCACAGCTGGGAGCAGCTATTAAATGAATGACATTGGACAGTGATCATTCGTAACTTAAGACCacagctcatttttttttaaataatgcgATCTTCTTTTCTATGTATATGATGtttgaatagagagagagagagagagagagagagagagagagagagagagagagacagagagagagagagagagagagagagagagagagagagagagagaaagagagagataagggttGAAGTAAAGCCAGGTGGTGTCAGCTTCACTGAGGGACAGGGtcatccctcctcctgcctcacaCGCTCGCAGTCTTCCAGGACTCCAGAGCAACACACCTAAAACCAAAAATGCTAAAGATGCCGCTTTGTGCcctagtttcttcttcttcttcttcttcttcttcttcttcttcttcttcttcttcttcttcttctttttcttcttcttcctcttcttcttcctccttcttcttcttcttcttttcttttttaccttttttttactttttcttttttctttcttccttttctttaccttttctcttttttcccttttctgtttctttttcatcttcttccttttggtGGAGAAGGAAGCAAGCAGGCTCTTAAAGGtgcctctgatttttttttttttttaagtataatgTGTATTTACTCTTAACGCGAATCGTATCCATATGCATACGTAGGTGTGCTTAGAACtatatcaactctctctctctctctctctctctctctctctctctctctctctctctctctctctctctctctctctctctctctctctctctcctttgagcGTGTCtgcatcctttttcttttccctccgtctccttcaccacgaccaccactaacgccgtccttccttctcctccttttatgatctccagcctctccctttccttcttcctatccaCCTTCCACCATAAACTTCTTattaatagcaatagtagtggtagtagtagtagtagtagtagtagtagtagtagtaatagtactagtaataatagaagtagtagtaacaacagtaatagtagtagcagcagtaaaatCACATTTATGACcattatcagtgtgtgtgtgtgtgtgtgtgtgtgtgtgtgtgtgtgtgtgtgtgtgtgtgtccgcgtgCGCAGGTAAGTACTACGTACAAATTGTACATACTGTCGCTCGCTGCCGTGCTCACCTGAGGCTCTGAGTGTAGTCCGAGAGCGCTCTGGTGACGGGGTCacgcaccaccagcagcaggcgGCAAGAGGGGAGGTCCATCTTCACCCGGGCAGGTACTCCAGGTGTGGTGAAGTAGGCGGGTGTTTTCTCTACCGTCAGTTGCCCTTCCAAGCTCAGTGGCAACTTACTCCTGTGGAAGAGTAGTAGTGATgtgaagggagtgagagagagagctcaaagTCCCGTGGATGGTGAAGGTGCGAtgatgtgttctctctctctctctctctctctctctctctctctctctctctctctctctctctctctctctctctctctctctctcctacgtcTGCTTCTTTTCCCGTatctccccttttccccttACTGTGccgtttatttttatcttttttttcaagttatttCAGTctgcttttttccctcttttcttcttttttccttctttcattccctcttttcattttctcttttttgtttctctacaatttctttccttaatttattGACTAtacgtcttttccttttttgcacgctttcttactttcttcctttattttctccgtcttccttatcttttctcattccttgtttcttgtcttccttctttacatAATTTCCTAGTTCATTTGTTTgcacacttatttttttttattccttctcttacaCGCAtattcattactctctctctctctctctctctctctctctctctctctctctctctctctctctctctctctctctctctctctctctctcttacatagcCTCATGTCCCCTCCCTTCATGACACACAATaccttatattttttccccctttccctttccctttcctttccttccctcccttcgctGTTTCTCTTCATGTCATTTCCTGTgccctatttttttcccactttcctttccccttcctctcaatatcattatatttttttttctcacttgtcctctcccatccttccctaTCCTCTTTTCCCTTGTCCTTCtaacataattttctttatgtacTCTACTTACCTTTTCTAGTTCCTCTTTCCTGATCTCCTTAAAAtgattcctcttttcttctcttcttccaatcCCTGAtctactcttttctctcttttccttttactcctctttctaATTCCTCCTACTgtctccatgaaaaaaaaaatctctatctATCCCTTTCCAACCAGTCATTTGCTCTCCTCTCACGCTCTATTTCTTTACCGCCCTTCCCTGGTTCCTCCTCTATGTATTCTTGAAAACATCATCTTTTCTCCCTCGCAATCCTCTCCAAgctccatcccttctttccctccccttccttacgTCCTCTCTACCATGCAGTTCCAGTTTACCTGTACCAGGAGAGGCCGCGGCTGTAGAACCTATCGAAGTAATGCACCTCAGGTCCTGACGCCCTGATGGAGGGATGGACGCGCAGGAAGGCAAGCAGCGCCCGTGTGCCGGACTTCTTGGCGCCGATGATGAGGACGTGAGGCAGCCGTCGCGCCGCTGTCTCGTTCCTGCCTGAAGGAAATCTTATAAGTGGCATTGTACATTTGCCACCATCACACCCTAGCCTGCTCAGTATGGTGTGCCTTCCTGCACGTTCACTGTCACCATATAATGCTTATTAGTTATGACTCGCATTCACATATTTATCAAAACTAACGGATCGCTTATTACCTGAGATCCAAGCGTTTCTAtaggcttaggttaggttattttaccATACCTGACACAACTTGACCTAACATGAttctatcttaacctaacctaatctaacccaacccaaccccaACCCAAGTGTAGCTGATCTTGCAGTCATGCTGCGAGTAACAACTGCGCCGTACTTTATCACT
It encodes the following:
- the LOC135106755 gene encoding LOW QUALITY PROTEIN: heparan sulfate glucosamine 3-O-sulfotransferase 3A1-like (The sequence of the model RefSeq protein was modified relative to this genomic sequence to represent the inferred CDS: inserted 1 base in 1 codon), coding for MPLIRFPSGRNETAARRLPHVLIIGAKKSGTRALLAFLRVHPSIRASGPEVHYFDRFYSRGLSWYRSKLPLSLEGQLTVEKTPAYFTTPGVPARVKMDLPSCRLLLVVRDPVTRALSDYTQSLSKHRARRPFEEMAFVKSSPGLVNSEWGPISXGLYARHLQRWLDHFPRSSIHVVSGENLIKDPAAELCRVQEFLGLRRVITEKHFFFNVTKGFPCLVKREKSGRPHCLGSSKGRSHPEVSRETYNILRDFYRPFNYKFYKMVGQNFRW